One stretch of Candidatus Binatia bacterium DNA includes these proteins:
- the hemY gene encoding protoporphyrinogen oxidase produces the protein MTPGVVIVGGGISGLAAAHRLVQRAEAARRSLEVTILEAAPRLGGAIVTEHIQDFVIEGGPDSFLTEKPWALELSRELGLEPHLVGTNQAYRRTYIAHRGRLHPLPEGFLLLAPTRLWPFALSPLFSWSTKLRMAAEVLLPRGRVRDDESLASFVRRRFGRRAVELVAQPLIGGIYLAKAERLSLRATMPRFLTMEEQHRSIILGMRAQARRLAKTASGSGARWSLFASFDHGLQALVDALTQRLRSTRVCLSTAVIRIERRGPGWSVVTERGTSYSANAVILAVPASRAASLVRESCPDLARELDRIPTLPSLTVNLAYPHASMGTGVTGFGVVVPRTEGYRTWACTLSHRKYPGRAPAGALLLRAFLGGEDEAEILNWEEGQIVALVRREVESLLQIEGMPLFARVHRYPHTMPLYEVGHLHKVQRIEECLSAEPTLALAGNSYRGVGLPDCIHSGQQAAEKLWKAAATLYPSAEQPARSAGAAGV, from the coding sequence ATGACCCCGGGAGTGGTGATCGTGGGCGGCGGCATCTCCGGACTGGCCGCAGCCCATCGTCTCGTCCAGCGAGCCGAAGCAGCACGACGCTCTCTCGAAGTGACCATTCTCGAGGCCGCGCCGCGCCTGGGTGGTGCCATCGTTACCGAGCACATCCAGGACTTCGTGATCGAGGGCGGACCGGATTCGTTCCTCACGGAAAAACCCTGGGCTCTGGAACTCAGCCGGGAACTGGGCCTCGAACCCCACCTGGTGGGCACCAACCAGGCATATCGCCGAACGTACATTGCCCACCGCGGGCGATTGCACCCTTTGCCCGAAGGTTTCCTCTTGCTCGCGCCCACGCGCCTCTGGCCGTTTGCGCTCTCCCCCTTGTTCTCCTGGAGCACCAAGTTGCGGATGGCGGCGGAGGTGTTGCTGCCAAGAGGGAGAGTGCGGGATGACGAGAGCCTTGCCTCGTTTGTCCGGCGCCGCTTTGGCCGCCGCGCCGTTGAGCTTGTGGCCCAACCTCTCATTGGAGGGATTTACTTGGCCAAAGCCGAACGACTGAGCCTGCGGGCCACGATGCCCCGCTTTCTCACCATGGAGGAACAACACCGCAGCATCATCCTGGGTATGCGTGCCCAGGCACGCCGCCTGGCAAAAACAGCGAGCGGTTCGGGCGCTCGCTGGAGTTTGTTCGCCTCCTTCGACCACGGATTGCAGGCGCTGGTAGATGCTTTAACCCAGCGGCTGCGCTCAACCCGGGTTTGTCTCTCCACCGCAGTCATACGTATCGAGAGGCGAGGGCCGGGGTGGTCGGTCGTCACCGAACGCGGTACCAGCTATTCAGCCAATGCAGTCATCCTGGCCGTGCCTGCGAGTCGCGCGGCAAGCCTGGTGCGAGAATCCTGCCCGGACTTGGCGCGCGAGCTCGATCGGATCCCGACGCTGCCCTCGTTGACGGTCAACCTCGCTTATCCGCACGCCTCGATGGGCACCGGGGTGACGGGTTTTGGCGTGGTGGTGCCCCGCACCGAGGGCTACCGCACCTGGGCTTGTACCTTGAGCCACCGGAAGTACCCTGGGCGAGCACCCGCAGGGGCGTTGCTGCTGCGGGCGTTCCTCGGCGGAGAGGACGAAGCCGAGATTTTGAACTGGGAAGAGGGTCAAATTGTCGCGTTGGTGCGGCGCGAAGTGGAATCTCTCTTGCAAATCGAGGGAATGCCGCTGTTTGCGCGCGTGCACCGTTACCCTCACACCATGCCGCTCTACGAAGTCGGTCACTTGCACAAAGTGCAACGCATCGAAGAGTGCCTTTCGGCCGAGCCCACGTTGGCGCTGGCCGGCAACTCCTACCGCGGGGTCGGGCTTCCGGACTGCATCCACTCCGGACAGCAAGCCGCGGAGAAGCTGTGGAAAGCGGCGGCTACACTCTATCCCTCGGCAGAGCAACCGGCACGAAGCGCGGGGGCCGCCGGCGTCTGA
- the icd gene encoding isocitrate dehydrogenase [NADP] — protein MASWLVVPPGEKIRCVQGKLEVPDQPIIPFIEGDGTGPDIWRAAQRVFDAAVAKAYGGKRKIAWMEVLAGEKSFNKLGTWLPDETVQAFQDYIVGIKGPLTTPVGGGIRSLNVALRQLLDLYVCLRPVRYFRGVPSPVKQPELVDMVIFRENTEDIYAGIEWPALSPEVRKVIDFLQNQMGVKKIRFPETSAIGVKPVSIEGSERLVRAAIEYALRYQRRSVTLVHKGNIMKFTEGGFRDWGYALAKREFRQQIVTERESWILANKEQNPQISIEENARQIEPGYDMMTAEQQAKVRAEVEQGLALWDSHGNGKWKSKLLIRDTIADITLQQVLTRPRDFDVIATLNLNGDYLSDALAAQVGGIGIAPGGNINYVTGHAIFEATHGTAPKYANLDKVNPGSVILSGEMMLRHLGWNEAADLIIRGMEGAIAAKTVTYDFHRLMEGAKLVRCSEFGQAVIDHM, from the coding sequence ATGGCAAGCTGGCTCGTCGTTCCACCGGGAGAAAAAATTCGCTGCGTCCAAGGCAAGCTGGAAGTGCCGGACCAGCCCATCATACCTTTCATCGAGGGTGACGGCACCGGGCCGGACATCTGGCGTGCCGCTCAGCGCGTGTTCGATGCGGCGGTGGCCAAAGCCTACGGCGGCAAGCGCAAGATTGCTTGGATGGAAGTACTGGCGGGAGAAAAATCGTTCAACAAGCTCGGCACCTGGCTGCCCGACGAGACCGTGCAGGCATTCCAGGACTACATCGTTGGCATCAAGGGCCCGCTGACAACGCCGGTCGGCGGCGGGATTCGCTCGCTCAACGTGGCACTCCGGCAACTACTGGACTTGTACGTGTGCTTGCGGCCGGTGCGCTATTTCCGCGGGGTGCCCAGTCCGGTCAAGCAACCCGAACTCGTGGACATGGTTATCTTCCGCGAAAACACGGAAGACATTTACGCCGGCATCGAGTGGCCTGCCCTCTCGCCCGAAGTGCGTAAGGTGATTGACTTCTTGCAAAACCAAATGGGCGTCAAAAAAATCCGCTTCCCGGAAACCAGTGCGATTGGCGTGAAGCCTGTGTCCATCGAGGGCAGCGAGCGCCTCGTACGCGCGGCTATCGAGTATGCCCTGCGCTACCAGCGCCGCAGCGTGACCTTGGTCCACAAAGGCAACATCATGAAATTCACCGAGGGCGGCTTCCGGGATTGGGGTTACGCCTTGGCCAAGCGCGAGTTTCGCCAGCAAATCGTCACCGAGCGCGAAAGTTGGATCCTCGCCAACAAAGAACAAAACCCCCAGATCAGCATCGAGGAAAATGCGCGCCAGATCGAACCGGGCTACGACATGATGACGGCCGAGCAACAAGCCAAAGTTCGAGCCGAAGTGGAGCAAGGGCTGGCGCTGTGGGACTCGCACGGCAACGGCAAGTGGAAGAGCAAGTTACTGATTCGCGATACGATCGCGGACATCACGTTGCAGCAGGTTCTCACCCGCCCGCGCGACTTCGACGTGATCGCCACGCTGAATCTCAACGGCGACTACCTCTCCGACGCGCTCGCGGCTCAGGTAGGCGGTATCGGCATTGCACCGGGAGGAAACATCAACTACGTCACCGGCCACGCGATCTTCGAGGCCACACACGGCACCGCGCCCAAGTACGCAAACTTGGACAAAGTGAACCCCGGATCCGTAATTCTTTCTGGGGAAATGATGCTCCGTCACCTCGGCTGGAACGAAGCCGCCGACCTCATCATCCGCGGCATGGAAGGAGCGATTGCAGCGAAAACCGTGACCTATGATTTCCATCGCTTGATGGAAGGCGCCAAACTCGTTCGCTGTTCAGAATTCGGTCAGGCTGTGATTGACCACATGTAA
- a CDS encoding glyoxalase — translation MADGPKVIGSAVIPCLRYRDAPKAIEWLCTTFGFEPHAVHRGSDGTIAHAELRLGAGMIMLASATPNEFGRLMKQPEHVGAPVTQSVYVVVPDVDRVYGQAVRAGATIAMGITDEPHGRGFSCYDPEGHLWSFGTYDPW, via the coding sequence ATGGCGGACGGGCCCAAGGTGATCGGTTCAGCGGTCATACCCTGCTTGCGTTACCGAGACGCACCCAAGGCCATCGAATGGCTATGTACGACTTTTGGGTTCGAACCGCACGCGGTCCATCGTGGCTCAGATGGCACCATTGCGCACGCCGAGCTCCGGCTGGGGGCCGGAATGATCATGCTCGCCTCCGCCACACCGAACGAGTTCGGCCGTTTGATGAAGCAGCCCGAGCATGTCGGAGCTCCGGTCACTCAGTCTGTTTACGTTGTGGTGCCCGACGTCGACAGGGTTTACGGCCAGGCGGTTCGAGCTGGCGCCACGATTGCGATGGGCATTACAGACGAACCACACGGGCGGGGTTTCAGTTGCTACGACCCCGAGGGACACTTGTGGAGTTTTGGAACTTACGACCCGTGGTGA